A genomic region of Eucalyptus grandis isolate ANBG69807.140 chromosome 5, ASM1654582v1, whole genome shotgun sequence contains the following coding sequences:
- the LOC104446272 gene encoding beta-amyrin 6-beta-monooxygenase, translating to MKYSWNVACESMRLLPPAQGAYRVAMTDFSFAGYTIPKGWKTFWTVHSTNKNPKYFPDPEKFDPSRFEGNGPAPFIYVPFGGGPHMCPGKEYARLEILVFMHNLVTKFKLMKVIPNEKFIYTPSPVPVEGLHIRLLPHN from the exons ATGAAGTATTCGTGGAACGTGGCCTGCGAGTCGATGAGATTGTTACCCCCTGCACAAGGGGCATATAGAGTAGCAATGACGGATTTCAGTTTCGCTGGCTACACAATTCCAAAGGGATGGAAG ACATTTTGGACGGTGCACTCCACAAACAAGAACCCCAAGTATTTTCCTGATCCGGAGAAATTCGATCCCTCAAGATTCGAAGGAAACGGGCCTGCACCTTTCATTTACGTTCCCTTCGGAGGAGGACCTCACATGTGCCCTGGGAAAGAGTACGCGAGGCTCGAAATACTTGTTTTCATGCACAATCTGGTGACCAAATTCAAGCTAATGAAGGTCATACCGAACGAGAAGTTTATCTATACCCCATCGCCGGTCCCTGTCGAAGGTCTCCATATTCGCCTACTACCCCACAACTAG
- the LOC120293659 gene encoding beta-amyrin 28-monooxygenase-like → MTAGRSGRPEKFVKDRAAWHSSDVFRTNLYGADMAVFCGASGNKFLFSSENKYVSPWWPDSMKKIFTFPEALGKLKNEDAKKRRSFMLEFLKPEALRHYIPVMDSVTRDHLATDWSPHKEVRVFPLLKSYTLALACRLFMNIRDPEIVRKFADPFARVAPGFVTVPINIPGTPFNRAVEGGKVLRQELLDLVRRRKMEISEGKDANARDFLSRLLLEGGDDGTALYEMDTSTKIMGLLNASHDTTSTSITAIVNYLAQFPHVYERVHQGNKLQIRLR, encoded by the coding sequence ATGACCGCCGGAAGGAGCGGCCGTCCCGAGAAATTCGTGAAGGACCGCGCCGCCTGGCACTCGTCGGATGTCTTCCGGACCAACTTGTATGGCGCGGACATGGCCGTGTTCTGCGGTGCCTCCGGGAACAAGTTCCTGTTCTCCAGCGAGAACAAGTACGTCAGCCCCTGGTGGCCCGACTCCATGAAGAAGATCTTCACGTTCCCGGAAGCCCTAGGGAAGCTCAAAAACGAGGATGCCAAGAAGCGGCGCAGCTTCATGTTGGAGTTCCTGAAGCCCGAAGCCCTTCGGCATTACATACCCGTCATGGACTCCGTGACTAGGGACCACTTGGCGACGGATTGGTCTCCACATAAGGAGGTGAGGGTCTTTCCTCTATTGAAGAGCTACACCTTGGCCTTGGCGTGTCGCTTGTTCATGAACATCAGAGATCCCGAGATTGTGCGGAAGTTCGCCGATCCGTTCGCTCGAGTTGCTCCCGGGTTCGTCACGGTGCCGATAAATATCCCGGGCACGCCGTTCAACAGAGCAGTGGAAGGAGGAAAAGTTTTAAGGCAAGAGCTCCTGGACCTAGTTAGGCGAAGGAAGATGGAGATCTCGGAGGGCAAAGACGCGAACGCGAGGGACTTCTTATCCCGATTGCTTCTCGAAGGAGGTGACGACGGGACGGCTTTGTACGAGATGGATACTTCCACCAAGATCATGGGATTGCTCAACGCGAGTCACGACACCACGAGCACTTCGATCACGGCCATAGTGAACTATTTGGCTCAGTTCCCCCACGTCTATGAGCGGGTTCATCAAGGTAATAAACTTCAAATTCGACTTCGTTAA